Proteins encoded within one genomic window of Gigantopelta aegis isolate Gae_Host chromosome 2, Gae_host_genome, whole genome shotgun sequence:
- the LOC121377670 gene encoding histidine N-acetyltransferase-like encodes MSVSFQSSAEEDVGVAVAVREATVGDYDQVLSIARVYDGRDYLPSKYKHLVTSANCKGYVGVVDKSIVAFLIACIVDDGTTLVTRAGRVRSDYRGKGVYGQMKQLVRKQIALQGRVEHETFTTSDINYGKNNTKFKKIFTERFSKTVGSYKFQISDVCQLHLDSSPGLQLLDHVAFENLFSSPATCKYLFPHNKIVVDWVPLKLLSTNISYILSSTSLALASLSSDCLWNDVIYSLLTIGSYYMCSSCIAYQLDVFGSDVTYLRHHLMAHVQNIVRLTANENCGTVWLEIYTNGDVDRSLIRSVLCEFCRPQSINTTTIMHVLEKPLKPSNVKTFTTCKDCEGTHKLQTSCNNTML; translated from the exons AGAAGACGTGGGCGTGGCGGTCGCTGTGCGGGAGGCCACGGTCGGGGACTACGACCAGGTGTTGTCCATCGCCAGGGTGTACGACGGGCGGGATTACCTCCCCTCGAAATACAAACACCTCGTCACATCCGCCAACTGTAAGGGATACGTCGGCGTCGTCGACAAAAGCATC GTGGCGTTTTTAATTGCTTGCATCGTCGACGACGGTACGACGTTGGTGACGCGGGCAGGACGAGTTCGATCGGACTACCGAGGTAAGGGCGTGTACGGCCAGATGAAACAACTCGTCCGCAAACAGATAGCCCTCCAAGGACGAGTGGAACACGAAACGTTCACCACCAGCGACATCAACTACGGCAAAAACAATACCAAATTCAAAAAAATCTTTACTGAGAGATTTTCTAAG ACTGTCGGTTCTTACAAGTTCCAGATCAGTGATGTCTGCCAACTTCACCTCGATTCGAGTCCGGGCTTACAGCTTCTTGACCACGTGGCATTCGAGAATCTGTTTTCATCTCCAGCAACTTGCAAGTACCTGTTTCCGCATAACAAGATTGTCGTTGACTGGGTACCGTTAAAACTGCTCTCTACAAATATCTCCTATATTTTGTCGTCCACGTCACTGGCGCTGGCTAGCCTGTCTTCCGACTGTCTGTGGAATGACGTCATCTACTCGCTTCTGACAATAGGGTCATACTACATGTGTTCTAGTTGCATCGCATATCAGCTAGACGTGTTTGGTAGTGACGTCACATATTTACGACACCACCTGATGGCTCACGTGCAGAACATTGTCAGACTGACAGCCAATGAAAACTGTGGAACTGTCTGGCTGGAGATCTATACCAATGGAGACGTAGATCGTTCGCTGATCAGGTCCGTGTTGTGTGAATTCTGCCGGCCCCAGTCCATCAACACGACTACCATTATGCATGTCCTTGAAAAACCACTGAAACCTTCCAACGTCAAAACGTTTACCACATGCAAGGACTGTGAAGGAACACACAAGTTACAAACATCATGCAATAATACCATGTTGTag